From Novosphingobium sp. 9, the proteins below share one genomic window:
- a CDS encoding alpha-galactosidase: MPLLRAALLTLLLALIARPALADDIDPNRLPPSLDPARHANGLALTPPMGWNSWNRFACNISEQTIRDTADAMVSSGMKAAGYQYVVIDDCWHGARDDKGFITANAKAFPHGIKALADYIHTRGLKFGIYSDAGSKTCGGRPGSQGHEFQDAQTYAGWGVDYLKYDWCSTGSRDSQEAYALMADALRATGRDIVFSLCEWGSTRPWLWAAKIGNLWRTTPDITDKWSGKHGYALGMTDIVDLNEPLWPFAGPGHWNDPDMLEVGNGGMTDTEYRSHFSLWAMMAAPLIAGNDIAAMTPGTAAILMNREVIAVDQDALGRQGRRISRQGDGEVWVRTLTDGRRAVLLFNRGDAPMRLSVDWSQLDYKPAAVLSVRDLWGHRDLGKMSKSWSAQVPAHGVSMVVLTP, from the coding sequence ATGCCCCTGCTTCGCGCCGCGCTGTTGACGCTCTTGCTGGCGCTGATCGCCCGTCCCGCACTGGCGGACGACATCGACCCCAACCGGCTTCCGCCTTCGCTCGATCCCGCGCGCCACGCCAACGGGCTGGCACTCACCCCGCCGATGGGCTGGAACAGCTGGAACCGGTTCGCCTGCAACATCTCCGAACAGACCATTCGCGATACTGCCGATGCCATGGTTTCATCGGGCATGAAAGCGGCGGGCTATCAGTATGTGGTGATCGACGACTGCTGGCACGGGGCGCGGGACGACAAGGGCTTCATCACCGCCAATGCCAAGGCGTTTCCCCACGGTATCAAGGCGCTGGCCGACTATATCCACACCAGAGGCCTGAAGTTCGGTATCTATTCCGATGCCGGAAGCAAGACCTGCGGCGGCCGCCCCGGCAGCCAGGGGCACGAGTTTCAGGATGCCCAGACGTATGCCGGATGGGGCGTCGATTACCTGAAGTACGACTGGTGCTCCACCGGATCGCGCGATTCCCAGGAAGCCTATGCACTGATGGCGGATGCCTTGCGTGCCACCGGGCGCGACATCGTATTCTCGCTGTGCGAATGGGGCAGCACGCGTCCCTGGCTGTGGGCGGCGAAGATCGGCAATCTGTGGCGCACGACGCCCGACATCACCGACAAGTGGAGCGGCAAGCATGGTTATGCCCTGGGCATGACCGACATCGTCGATCTCAACGAACCGCTCTGGCCCTTCGCCGGGCCCGGCCACTGGAACGACCCCGACATGCTCGAAGTGGGCAACGGCGGCATGACCGACACCGAGTACCGCAGCCATTTCTCGCTCTGGGCGATGATGGCAGCACCGCTGATCGCGGGCAACGATATCGCCGCCATGACACCCGGAACCGCTGCAATTCTGATGAACCGCGAAGTCATCGCGGTCGATCAGGACGCGCTGGGCCGTCAGGGGCGGCGCATCTCGCGACAGGGGGACGGCGAAGTCTGGGTCCGCACGCTGACGGACGGGCGACGGGCAGTGCTGCTGTTCAATCGCGGCGATGCGCCGATGCGTCTGTCGGTCGACTGGTCTCAGTTGGACTACAAACCGGCCGCCGTGCTGTCGGTCCGCGATCTCTGGGGCCATCGCGATCTGGGCAAGATGTCGAAATCGTGGTCGGCGCAAGTTCCCGCACACGGCGTATCGATGGTGGTTCTCACCCCTTGA
- a CDS encoding glycoside hydrolase family 3 protein produces MTKSRSPLSHRRLSAAGLMAASALTCASVALAESAAPDASPPPASGAALSAGAPANAATAHPALWPRAHSVGLVDPETEAKITALMARMTLHEKVGQMIQGSIASVKPEDLREYPLGSVLGGGNDPPLSGNDRGPVGDWIATADAFRKVSLEQRPGHVPIPTIFGMDSVHGNSNVFGATIFPHNVGLGAMRDPALIEKIGEVTAAESAASGFDWAFAPTVTVPQDDRWGRAFEGYSERPEITREYAAAMVRGLQGAPGKGRIQNGQVAASIKHFLADGGTHDGIDQGDAQVSEETLIKVHAPGYIGGIDAGAMTVMASFSSWNGVKNHGNTSLLTGVLKGAFGFQGFVVGDWNAHGQIPGCTNADCAQTFNAGLDMAMVPQDWKALYENTEHEVREGKIPMSRIDDAVRRILRVKLKLGLFDPARPFEHQSQLGIPAHRAVARQAVAESLVLLKNNGGLLPIRPGQRVLVTGSHADDIGLQSGGWTLSWQGTGNTNADFPGATTIWAGLKSAIEKAGGSATLSTDGTVHGPRPDVAVVVFGETPYAEMVGDISTLEFQPGDKQALAQLKALKAQGIPTVSVFLSGRALWVNPEINASDAFVAAFLPGSEGEGIADVLVAGRDGKPSHDFRGKLSYSWPKTAAQFANNVGQPGYDPQFAYGYGLTYADHVTVSRLSEEAGLDASLANISLYYRPGRFVPPWKLETQGAVEVRNVDGAGKQEGARQFAFTGPGQARIAGPQVDLGRQTNAQLTLRVNYRLDSGSLKGATLGLGKARLDAAQVFTAPPGQWGSVKVLLACFQQAGADMNRVSQPFVLDGDSGLTFSIADVELDADPTGAVCPK; encoded by the coding sequence ATGACGAAATCCCGCTCGCCCCTCTCTCATCGCCGCCTGTCGGCCGCCGGCCTGATGGCCGCCTCGGCGCTGACCTGCGCCTCGGTTGCGCTGGCGGAGAGTGCAGCACCGGACGCCTCCCCTCCTCCGGCATCCGGTGCTGCACTCTCCGCCGGAGCGCCCGCGAATGCGGCCACGGCGCATCCGGCACTCTGGCCCAGAGCGCACAGCGTGGGTCTGGTCGATCCCGAGACCGAGGCGAAAATCACCGCGCTGATGGCGCGCATGACGCTGCACGAGAAGGTCGGCCAGATGATCCAGGGCTCCATCGCCTCGGTGAAGCCCGAAGACTTGCGCGAATACCCGCTCGGCTCGGTGCTGGGCGGAGGCAACGATCCCCCGCTCAGCGGCAACGATCGCGGGCCGGTGGGTGACTGGATCGCGACTGCCGATGCCTTTCGCAAGGTCTCGCTGGAGCAGCGCCCCGGCCATGTGCCCATTCCCACGATCTTCGGAATGGATTCCGTCCACGGCAATTCCAACGTGTTCGGCGCCACGATCTTTCCGCACAACGTCGGACTCGGCGCGATGCGCGATCCCGCGCTGATCGAGAAGATCGGCGAAGTGACCGCCGCCGAGAGCGCCGCTTCGGGCTTCGACTGGGCCTTTGCGCCGACCGTCACCGTACCGCAGGACGACCGCTGGGGCCGCGCCTTCGAGGGCTATAGCGAACGCCCCGAAATCACCCGCGAATATGCCGCCGCCATGGTGCGCGGGCTTCAGGGGGCACCGGGAAAAGGGCGCATCCAGAACGGACAGGTCGCGGCCTCGATCAAGCACTTCCTCGCCGATGGCGGCACGCACGACGGGATCGATCAGGGCGATGCGCAAGTGTCCGAGGAAACGCTCATCAAGGTCCATGCTCCCGGCTACATCGGCGGGATCGATGCAGGCGCGATGACGGTCATGGCGAGCTTCTCGTCATGGAACGGCGTGAAGAACCACGGCAACACCTCGCTGCTGACCGGCGTGCTGAAAGGCGCGTTCGGGTTCCAGGGCTTCGTGGTGGGCGACTGGAACGCACACGGCCAGATTCCCGGCTGCACCAATGCCGATTGCGCACAGACCTTCAACGCCGGTCTCGACATGGCCATGGTCCCGCAGGACTGGAAAGCGCTTTACGAGAATACCGAGCATGAAGTGCGCGAGGGCAAGATCCCGATGTCGCGCATCGACGATGCCGTGCGCCGTATCCTGCGGGTGAAGTTGAAGCTCGGCCTGTTCGATCCGGCGCGGCCCTTCGAACACCAGTCGCAGCTAGGCATTCCGGCGCATCGTGCGGTGGCGCGGCAGGCGGTGGCGGAATCGCTGGTGCTGCTCAAGAACAACGGCGGCCTGCTGCCGATCCGGCCCGGCCAGCGCGTGCTCGTGACCGGCTCCCATGCCGATGACATCGGCCTGCAATCGGGCGGCTGGACCCTTTCGTGGCAGGGCACCGGCAACACCAATGCCGATTTCCCCGGTGCGACCACGATCTGGGCAGGCCTCAAGTCCGCCATCGAGAAGGCAGGCGGCAGCGCCACGCTCAGCACCGACGGCACGGTCCACGGCCCGCGCCCGGATGTTGCCGTGGTGGTGTTTGGCGAGACACCTTATGCGGAAATGGTCGGCGACATCTCGACGCTGGAATTCCAGCCGGGAGACAAGCAGGCGCTGGCGCAGTTGAAGGCCCTGAAGGCGCAAGGCATTCCCACCGTCTCGGTGTTTCTGTCCGGCCGTGCCTTGTGGGTGAACCCGGAGATCAACGCCTCCGATGCCTTCGTCGCCGCCTTCCTTCCCGGCTCGGAAGGAGAAGGCATCGCCGATGTGCTGGTGGCCGGACGCGACGGCAAGCCCTCTCACGATTTTCGCGGCAAGCTCAGCTACTCGTGGCCAAAGACGGCGGCACAGTTCGCGAACAACGTCGGCCAGCCGGGCTACGATCCGCAGTTCGCTTACGGCTACGGCCTGACCTACGCCGATCATGTGACGGTTTCCCGCCTCAGCGAAGAGGCCGGTCTCGACGCCTCGCTGGCCAACATCTCGCTCTATTACCGGCCCGGACGTTTCGTGCCTCCCTGGAAACTGGAGACGCAAGGCGCCGTCGAGGTTCGCAATGTCGACGGCGCGGGGAAACAGGAGGGCGCACGGCAGTTCGCGTTCACCGGCCCGGGGCAGGCTCGCATCGCAGGTCCGCAAGTCGATCTGGGGCGCCAGACCAACGCGCAACTGACGCTGCGCGTGAACTATCGCCTCGACAGCGGTTCGCTCAAGGGCGCAACTCTGGGCCTTGGCAAGGCCCGGCTGGACGCCGCGCAAGTGTTCACGGCCCCACCCGGCCAGTGGGGCAGCGTGAAAGTGCTTCTCGCGTGCTTCCAGCAAGCGGGCGCCGACATGAACCGCGTTTCGCAACCTTTCGTGCTCGATGGTGACAGCGGCCTGACTTTCTCGATCGCCGATGTCGAACTGGATGCGGACCCCACTGGCGCCGTCTGCCCCAAATGA
- a CDS encoding tryptophan halogenase family protein, protein MSEHAIRSILIVGGGTAGWMAANLLAVRLKGLPIAITLVESPEIGTVGVGEATVPAIRDYLRAIDADIFDVMHQTQGTVKLGIEFRDWSGRGESFFHPFGRYGADAFGVPFHQYWLKRRAAGDRTPLAHYCLPTRLAMAGQVLLPAEPVPNDLGNFDWAIHFDAGLFAAYLSRRARDELNVRHVQGKVRDVTLHPESGDITHVVLEDEQVLEADLFVDCSGFRSLLLGSALGVPFEDWGDLLPCNRAVAMACVHGDAITPYTRATARTAGWQWRIPLQHRVGNGYVYDGSLISDDEATAVLLGSLEGEALSQPNLLRFRAGHRVRIWERNCVGIGLAAGFLEPLESTSITLIQSGIERLLNHFPDRGFAPALAAEFNRITTLEYARIRDFLLLHYWANRRDGETLWDRARGLDLPDTLQARIAAFTQAGKLPRLEWDTFQPPSWLSMFAGFDLLPVRHDPLADRMADTDLATAFTRMDEALTQASAAAPSHADFLTGTGAATAAPSPVHRPQQVAQEQT, encoded by the coding sequence ATGTCCGAACATGCGATCCGATCCATCCTTATCGTCGGTGGCGGCACGGCCGGATGGATGGCCGCCAATCTGCTGGCGGTCCGCCTCAAGGGCCTGCCGATTGCCATAACCCTTGTCGAAAGTCCCGAGATCGGAACGGTCGGCGTGGGGGAAGCCACCGTGCCCGCAATCCGCGATTACCTGCGCGCGATAGATGCCGATATCTTCGACGTCATGCATCAGACCCAGGGCACCGTGAAGCTGGGGATCGAATTCCGCGACTGGTCGGGCCGGGGGGAGAGCTTCTTCCACCCGTTCGGTCGCTACGGCGCCGATGCCTTCGGCGTCCCCTTTCACCAGTACTGGCTCAAGCGCCGCGCGGCTGGCGACAGGACGCCGCTGGCACACTACTGCCTGCCCACCCGGCTGGCGATGGCAGGGCAGGTCCTGCTTCCCGCCGAGCCAGTGCCCAACGATCTGGGCAACTTCGACTGGGCGATCCACTTCGACGCGGGTCTGTTCGCCGCCTACCTTTCCCGCCGCGCGCGCGACGAGCTGAACGTCCGGCATGTGCAAGGCAAAGTACGTGACGTGACGCTTCACCCAGAAAGCGGCGACATTACCCATGTCGTGCTGGAGGACGAGCAGGTTCTGGAGGCAGACCTGTTCGTCGATTGCTCGGGATTTCGCAGCCTGCTGCTGGGTAGTGCGCTTGGCGTGCCGTTCGAGGACTGGGGCGATCTGCTGCCCTGCAATCGCGCGGTCGCCATGGCATGCGTCCACGGCGATGCCATCACCCCCTATACCCGCGCGACGGCACGGACGGCAGGCTGGCAGTGGCGCATCCCGCTCCAGCACCGGGTCGGCAATGGCTATGTCTACGACGGCAGCCTGATCAGCGATGACGAGGCGACGGCGGTGCTGCTGGGCTCGCTCGAAGGCGAGGCGCTCAGCCAGCCCAACCTGCTGCGTTTCCGCGCCGGACACCGCGTGCGGATATGGGAACGCAACTGCGTGGGCATCGGACTGGCGGCAGGTTTTCTGGAACCTCTGGAATCGACCAGCATCACCCTGATCCAGAGCGGCATCGAGCGCCTGCTGAACCATTTCCCCGACCGCGGCTTCGCCCCCGCCCTCGCTGCCGAGTTCAACCGGATCACGACGCTGGAATACGCGCGCATCCGCGATTTCCTGCTGCTGCACTACTGGGCCAACCGTCGCGATGGCGAAACGCTGTGGGATCGCGCCCGTGGGCTCGATCTGCCGGATACACTGCAAGCGCGGATCGCGGCATTCACCCAGGCGGGCAAGCTGCCGCGTCTCGAATGGGATACGTTCCAGCCGCCGAGCTGGCTGTCGATGTTCGCAGGGTTCGACCTGCTGCCTGTGCGCCACGATCCGCTGGCCGACCGGATGGCCGACACCGATCTCGCCACCGCCTTTACCCGCATGGACGAGGCCCTGACGCAGGCCAGCGCTGCCGCGCCATCCCATGCCGACTTTCTGACCGGGACCGGCGCCGCAACAGCAGCGCCCTCCCCCGTCCATCGCCCTCAACAGGTTGCCCAGGAACAGACATGA
- a CDS encoding TonB-dependent receptor, with product MSHLGLRLRGALLTASSLTVMGMAQQAQAQNAVAPMGNPAITALQAAPAAVQAGTATAQTDVPTATSSDQQSAADIVVTGIRGSQERAIATKRDATSVVDSISAEDIGKLPDVTISDSLQRIPGVQILRSAGEGSTINIRGLPQVTTLLNGEAYLGAQSITTIQPNFNDIPSQLFAGADVIKSSTASLLNAGITGTVDLRTRRPFDLKSGFTFAAAAEGAYGDKTKHEFDPNFNGLIAWHNDRFGFLVSAAYSDVRLSNSHNGIQEGYGATLHNEGTADATSSGGFSPATRARGTPVAGGVDVNGDGDSNDAFIVPQGFTGWNKINQRQRLGINASAQWIISDALTLNLDGFYTKQDEHDRTAGFQMQDVNWQAAEFVPGQSRDTGATYVGSDGRTYNINTTQVYNYDLGNFDSYAQNDRYQSESQNYNAELKFDNGGPFKASVRGIYGKAHQYYDQSYMQFSMSDGSQWQPGGIGHYPTGDIAFNPDGYQVNTVAGLNSLPATVDFTGNQPVFTLPSQLLNELGNINDYALKTTSSEGNYRRKGDLKVLRADASYEASPELTISFGGRYSERSINDYEFDRAAPLYAGEASDPNGCLVKWKAFDVPMSDASCSAGDASGYYTAGLTRKANDPTLNGQVKLFNPGVAGVPSMYVLDPAAMDNALAFQNSFYPGNVEVMNPGASFRVGVKQLSGYAQMDFHGNFFGVPFSGNGGVKVINTRLDITQYVTGSPQPYGMANTLAGSVETKRNFTDILPAINLAFDFSHNLKFRVAFTKTMTLLDLAQWGGGLTPNYAIDTSDPGNPVFRVTGGSQSGNPQLDPWRATNLDASLEWYLGRASLLSLGAFHIAVDSFIQSGNVIRTDLPDNDGVVRNRTVSISTPVQGTGGTLQGIEAGAKLSFGDLGFMPNIVRNFGIDTNFTWSPSDSGQKDLAGNKVPFQDNSEFQTNAALFYQDSRFQARVAWNFRSKRAVQSDFGGISGLELYQAPTNYVDASLSYDVTPNVTVYAQGSNLTGEYEHYYLTWKDESAYNNIFERRYTAGVRVKF from the coding sequence ATGAGCCATCTTGGTCTTAGGCTGCGTGGTGCCCTGCTCACAGCCAGTTCGCTTACCGTCATGGGCATGGCGCAACAGGCACAGGCACAAAACGCGGTAGCCCCCATGGGCAATCCGGCGATAACCGCCCTTCAGGCAGCGCCCGCCGCCGTGCAGGCCGGCACCGCCACGGCGCAGACCGATGTGCCAACTGCCACATCAAGCGACCAGCAGAGCGCAGCGGATATCGTCGTGACCGGCATCCGCGGATCGCAGGAACGCGCCATCGCCACCAAGCGCGATGCGACGTCGGTCGTCGATTCGATCTCGGCCGAAGACATCGGCAAGCTTCCTGACGTGACGATTTCGGACTCGCTGCAACGCATTCCCGGCGTTCAGATCCTGCGCAGTGCCGGTGAAGGCTCGACCATCAACATCCGCGGCCTTCCCCAGGTCACGACGCTGCTGAATGGCGAAGCCTATCTCGGCGCCCAGTCGATCACCACGATCCAGCCCAATTTCAACGACATCCCCTCGCAGCTGTTCGCAGGGGCCGACGTCATCAAGTCCAGCACCGCCAGCCTGCTGAATGCAGGCATCACAGGCACCGTGGACCTGCGCACCCGTCGCCCGTTCGATCTCAAGTCAGGCTTCACCTTCGCCGCTGCTGCCGAAGGCGCCTATGGCGACAAGACCAAGCATGAGTTCGACCCCAACTTCAACGGCCTGATCGCCTGGCATAATGATCGCTTCGGCTTCCTCGTCAGCGCGGCCTATTCCGATGTGCGCCTGTCGAACTCGCACAACGGCATTCAGGAAGGTTACGGCGCCACGCTGCATAACGAAGGCACGGCAGATGCGACCTCCAGCGGCGGGTTCTCGCCCGCGACCCGCGCACGCGGCACACCTGTGGCTGGCGGCGTGGACGTCAACGGCGACGGCGATTCCAACGATGCCTTCATCGTGCCGCAGGGTTTCACCGGCTGGAACAAGATCAACCAGCGCCAGCGCCTGGGCATCAACGCCTCGGCCCAGTGGATCATCAGCGATGCACTGACGCTCAACCTCGACGGCTTCTACACCAAGCAGGACGAGCATGACCGCACCGCCGGTTTCCAGATGCAGGACGTCAACTGGCAGGCCGCCGAATTCGTGCCCGGCCAGTCCCGCGATACCGGCGCCACTTATGTCGGCAGCGATGGGCGCACGTACAACATCAATACCACGCAGGTTTACAACTACGATCTCGGCAACTTCGATTCCTATGCGCAGAACGACCGCTATCAGTCGGAATCGCAGAACTACAACGCCGAGCTGAAGTTCGACAACGGAGGCCCCTTCAAGGCTTCCGTTCGCGGCATCTACGGCAAGGCCCATCAATATTACGACCAAAGCTATATGCAGTTCAGCATGAGCGACGGCTCGCAATGGCAACCCGGCGGGATCGGCCACTATCCCACGGGCGATATCGCGTTCAATCCCGACGGCTATCAGGTCAACACCGTCGCCGGGCTCAATTCCCTGCCTGCCACCGTCGACTTCACCGGCAACCAGCCGGTCTTCACCCTGCCCTCGCAGTTGCTGAACGAACTGGGCAACATCAACGACTATGCCCTCAAGACGACATCGTCCGAAGGCAACTATCGCCGCAAGGGCGATCTCAAGGTGCTGCGCGCCGATGCCAGCTACGAGGCTTCCCCCGAACTGACCATCAGCTTCGGCGGGCGTTACTCCGAACGTTCGATTAACGATTACGAGTTTGATCGGGCCGCGCCGCTCTACGCCGGGGAGGCCAGCGATCCGAACGGATGCCTCGTCAAATGGAAGGCTTTCGACGTGCCGATGAGCGATGCCTCGTGCAGCGCCGGTGACGCTTCGGGCTATTACACCGCCGGGCTGACCCGCAAGGCGAACGACCCCACGCTGAACGGGCAGGTCAAGCTGTTCAATCCCGGCGTCGCCGGTGTTCCGAGCATGTACGTGCTCGATCCCGCGGCGATGGACAATGCGCTTGCCTTCCAGAACTCGTTCTATCCGGGCAACGTCGAGGTGATGAACCCCGGCGCCTCGTTCCGGGTCGGCGTGAAGCAGCTGTCCGGTTACGCGCAGATGGACTTCCACGGCAACTTCTTCGGCGTGCCGTTCAGCGGCAACGGCGGCGTCAAGGTGATCAATACCCGGCTCGACATCACCCAGTATGTCACCGGCTCGCCGCAGCCTTACGGCATGGCCAATACGCTCGCCGGAAGCGTTGAGACCAAGCGCAACTTCACCGACATCCTGCCCGCAATCAATCTGGCTTTCGACTTTTCGCACAACCTGAAGTTCCGCGTGGCCTTCACCAAGACCATGACCCTGCTCGATCTGGCGCAGTGGGGCGGCGGCCTGACACCTAACTATGCGATCGACACCAGCGATCCGGGCAACCCGGTGTTCCGCGTCACCGGCGGCAGCCAGAGCGGCAACCCGCAACTCGATCCGTGGCGTGCGACCAACCTCGATGCCTCGCTGGAATGGTATCTGGGCCGCGCCAGCCTGCTCAGCCTCGGTGCCTTCCACATCGCCGTCGACAGCTTCATCCAGAGCGGCAACGTCATCCGCACGGACCTTCCCGACAACGATGGCGTGGTCCGCAATCGCACTGTGTCGATCAGCACGCCGGTACAAGGCACTGGCGGCACGCTTCAGGGTATCGAAGCGGGTGCCAAGCTGTCGTTCGGCGATCTCGGCTTCATGCCGAACATCGTGCGCAACTTCGGCATCGACACAAACTTCACCTGGTCGCCCTCGGACTCCGGGCAGAAGGATCTGGCCGGGAACAAGGTGCCCTTCCAGGACAACTCGGAATTCCAGACCAACGCCGCGCTGTTCTATCAGGACTCGCGTTTCCAGGCCCGCGTCGCCTGGAACTTCCGGTCGAAGCGCGCCGTGCAATCGGACTTTGGCGGCATCAGCGGGCTGGAACTGTATCAGGCTCCGACCAACTACGTCGACGCCTCGCTCAGCTATGACGTGACGCCCAACGTCACCGTCTATGCACAGGGCTCGAACCTCACCGGCGAGTACGAGCACTACTATCTCACCTGGAAGGACGAGAGCGCCTACAACAACATCTTCGAGCGGCGATACACCGCAGGTGTGCGCGTGAAGTTCTGA
- a CDS encoding ROK family protein, translating to MRGKLTVEDRGPVRIGIDFGGTKIEGAALDAAGNILLRKRLPTPAAYDAALTAVRDVVMDIEAQLGSGATVGIGTPGSLVAATGRMRNANVTYLNEQPFLHDLHEALGRDVRLANDANCFALSEAIDGAAAGSESVFGLIIGTGCGGGLVLGGKVLNGPHGLAGELGHVPLPDPQGEELPLPPCWCGQRGCLESWISGTGFQRSHTVATGRDMTAPEIVAAAGQGDGPARAALDGFRDRLARALALVANMVDPDVFVLGGGMSNVEAIYDGLAEAIRARSFSGAWAGSVVPARWGDSSGVRGAAFLWEIEEARAQARSLA from the coding sequence ATGCGCGGCAAACTGACCGTAGAAGACCGTGGGCCGGTCAGGATTGGCATCGATTTCGGCGGAACCAAGATCGAGGGCGCGGCGCTCGATGCTGCCGGTAACATATTGCTGCGCAAGCGCTTGCCCACGCCTGCGGCATATGATGCTGCGCTTACGGCAGTCCGAGACGTGGTCATGGATATTGAGGCCCAACTGGGAAGCGGGGCAACGGTCGGGATCGGCACGCCCGGCTCTCTGGTCGCTGCGACGGGGCGCATGCGCAACGCCAATGTCACCTATCTCAACGAGCAACCGTTCCTGCACGACCTGCATGAGGCTCTGGGCCGCGATGTGCGACTGGCCAACGATGCCAACTGTTTTGCCCTGTCCGAGGCGATCGACGGTGCGGCGGCGGGAAGCGAAAGCGTTTTCGGCCTGATCATCGGCACCGGATGCGGTGGCGGATTGGTGTTGGGCGGCAAGGTTCTGAACGGCCCGCATGGTCTGGCAGGCGAATTGGGGCATGTGCCCCTGCCGGACCCGCAAGGTGAGGAGCTACCTCTGCCGCCGTGCTGGTGCGGGCAGCGTGGATGCCTTGAATCGTGGATATCCGGTACGGGTTTCCAGCGTTCGCATACTGTCGCAACAGGGCGCGACATGACGGCGCCGGAGATCGTTGCTGCGGCGGGGCAGGGCGATGGCCCCGCCCGTGCAGCGCTTGACGGTTTTCGTGATCGCCTCGCGCGGGCACTGGCGCTGGTCGCGAACATGGTCGACCCCGACGTGTTCGTGCTGGGCGGAGGCATGTCCAATGTCGAAGCTATTTATGACGGCCTTGCAGAAGCGATCCGGGCGCGCAGCTTTTCGGGAGCCTGGGCGGGGTCGGTTGTCCCTGCGCGTTGGGGTGACAGTTCGGGGGTGCGCGGCGCGGCGTTCCTCTGGGAGATCGAGGAAGCTCGCGCGCAGGCGCGAAGTCTCGCCTGA
- a CDS encoding carboxylesterase family protein, with translation MAAYGLAPGATPPDDLALRLANDLTFRCPSLHVAALRENAGGSTWHYQFDLDGPNGTPVTHGSEIRFVLGQTGAAPDATAPLAAYWASFARSGIPAGPMVPIWPRFGNAGQTLEFTAAGPQVVTGLSHETCALRDAP, from the coding sequence ATGGCCGCATACGGGCTGGCACCGGGCGCGACACCGCCGGACGATCTTGCCCTGCGGCTGGCGAACGATTTGACCTTCCGCTGCCCTTCGCTGCATGTCGCGGCCCTGCGCGAGAACGCAGGCGGCTCGACGTGGCATTACCAGTTCGACCTCGACGGGCCGAACGGCACGCCTGTCACCCACGGATCGGAAATCCGCTTCGTGCTGGGACAGACGGGGGCTGCACCGGATGCAACCGCGCCGCTGGCTGCATACTGGGCCAGCTTTGCCCGCAGCGGCATACCTGCCGGGCCGATGGTTCCGATCTGGCCGCGCTTTGGCAACGCAGGGCAGACGCTGGAATTCACGGCGGCAGGTCCGCAGGTGGTCACGGGCCTGTCGCACGAAACCTGTGCCCTGCGCGACGCGCCCTGA
- a CDS encoding carboxylesterase family protein codes for MPSSPPEPLVSLPEGTIRGERMPDGRALFRGIPFAAPPIGRLRWHAPVPPARWQGIRDASRSAPACLQIDYGWNHTAAANQSEDCLYLDVGTPSVAPSAPLPVMVWIHGGGNRGGSGAGTVESRIVQRGIVLVSIQYRLSALGFLSHPALGTHSGNYALMDQQAALRWVRENIAKFGGDPDNVTLFGESAGAQDVGLQMLLPGARSLFAKAIEESGTPGFGLPPAR; via the coding sequence GTGCCATCGTCGCCCCCCGAACCGCTCGTATCTCTTCCCGAAGGCACGATACGCGGCGAGCGGATGCCCGATGGTCGCGCCCTGTTCCGGGGCATTCCCTTTGCCGCACCGCCCATTGGACGCCTGCGCTGGCATGCGCCGGTTCCGCCCGCCAGATGGCAGGGCATTCGCGATGCGTCCCGCAGCGCCCCGGCGTGCCTGCAGATCGACTATGGCTGGAACCACACTGCGGCTGCGAACCAGTCGGAGGACTGTCTCTACCTCGATGTCGGCACCCCGTCGGTGGCGCCCTCCGCCCCCTTGCCGGTGATGGTGTGGATCCACGGCGGCGGCAATCGGGGCGGCAGCGGCGCGGGCACGGTGGAATCGCGTATCGTGCAGCGCGGCATCGTGCTCGTCAGCATCCAGTACAGGCTATCCGCGCTGGGGTTCCTGTCCCACCCGGCGCTGGGCACGCATTCGGGCAACTATGCGCTGATGGACCAGCAGGCCGCGTTGCGCTGGGTCCGGGAGAATATCGCGAAGTTCGGCGGCGATCCCGACAACGTCACGCTGTTCGGAGAGTCCGCGGGCGCGCAGGATGTCGGCCTGCAGATGCTGCTGCCCGGCGCAAGAAGCCTTTTTGCCAAAGCCATCGAGGAAAGCGGCACGCCGGGCTTCGGCCTTCCCCCCGCACGCTGA